TGGATGGATAAACAACAAAAGGACACTTACCTTCTTCTCTGTAGTAAGTTCTGTCTGGTGATGGTTTCACTCTCTTCTCCTTGGCCATAGCCTCTTTTAGCTTCCTCTCATACAGACCTCTGGTGGAATCTATTTACACACAATATCGTATAAATGGTAAACATAAAACAACGAGAGCAAGCCAGTACTACAGGAGTAACGTCACAAAGTAAGGCCCATTAAGGAAACTTGCGTGGACATTTATTCAAAAACGGGCGCAATGTGAACGTTAAATCTGAGCCACTCACCGACCACAGGCCCGTGTTTTATCCCGTATTCATCCAACAGGTCGGCTATTTCCTGCGCAGATTTACTACTGAGTGAAGGCATTTTGgttcagtttgatttatttgctgaagtttctgtgtttgattaaGTTTTAGTGTCTAGTGTCTTCCAGGTTGTAGTTTCGGTTGCTAAAAAGAACAACAACTGCAGCACCTCCCACCGACTCTCTATCATGTCCGCGCgcttgttttgtgtttatggGGCGCTGAGACGATTGCAACGGCTGTTTGAACGGGCGGTGACACTAGTATCCGCCCTCGTTTGTTTGGAAAGGTGAAGAAATCATATGCATCTACAGTCGATTACTACATCATATCCGTTTCCGTTTGGCTCGTTCCGCTCATATacgttttttttaaacaaactttattgaatttaaatgtattaaacaaGCAAACCGGCATTTTTACCATTACAAAGACATTGCTTAAAGAACAGTGTGTGAATACATATTCGCTGATGAGCAGGTCTAAGATAAATTGATGACAGATTCATCTATATTAACATACAACATGGACAACTAAAgcataaaggaaaaaagtgcaaaagtcCTGAATAAATAGCAGAATCAAGTGTAGTAAACCAAGGTAGGTAAAATAACACTTAAATGTACAAGGGATGTTAGCCTGTTCTTTCCATTTCAGTGGGAAAGTCTTTAAGGATGTCAGAGCGTTTCTGTTTTAGCTTATTTCAGgagttttaaagattttaggATTCAGCTCTGGATACATAAAATGGAAATGTTGCAATCTTCTGTTTAGTCCATTTATGAATATCTAACCACATACAACACTGCATGAAAAGAATACATGGTCTGTTGTTTCTGTATCATTTTTACATAGAGCAATTCCTTTGAAAGACAAATGccatttaagattttaaaatgtgtttccttTGCTTCGGTTGGTATAGGGAACTTTAAGTACATCTTACATTGTTTGCATACTGAGTTTTTATCAAACTTTTGAAGGATATCATTTTTGTTCTGTCTTCCAggaaatacattttcagtgagGCAAGACCATATAAAAAGATTGTTACATTGATTGTCGAATAGTAGGATTCCTTTTATTGATGGTGGAGTCAAATGTGGTTGTATACTTTCATTTGTcatgacatttttgaaaagaaacataCTCTCTTGAGGAATTGCCTTATGCAATATGACGAAGTCTGACTTTGAAGGTTTATTGCAGAATTGTTGGTAACTTAAAGGATCTACTAGACTTAAAGGTTAAGTAGATCTATAAACAACCATATATTCTTTTCATAATCTGCATAAAATAAGGATTTGTTCCTGTGTAGAACATAACTGTTGTTCCACATTATAATGTGATATGGCCAAAAGTTGTGCACATAAAACATCCTCCAATATAACAAAACCTGTTTACCTGATAGGGAAATGGGTAATTTATCAATCACAAAGTCTGCCATCAGAAGCAGATTGAGTGAATTTGATTGAATAAATGATTCAGAATACAGTACCAGAAAGAGTTGCTATGTCTGATCCATGATTTTATCCAGTTTATTTTAAGAGTTCCATTAAGGCAATCAAAATCAATAACTTTTAGTCCTccatcttttatttctttaagcaAGCAAAGTTAAACCGTCTGAAAGGACTGATTTAAGCAAAGCCAAGCAGGACAAAGCACAGCACAGCAGAGCAGGGCAAGGCCAAGCAAAATGGGGCAAGACAAAGCAGCAGAGTGGCAATTAAATCTGTAATGAAGGAAACAGGTGAAAATCATAGACAAACCAGGTAAAATACCTCAAAGGGTAATAACACTCCTACATAATTATGTTACCTTGCTCAATCTAGGGCCCTGCAAGGGCAGACTTCCTAGGAAATTAATGATATTATTAGTGATAAGCCTACAATTAACTGCATAAAATCCTTATTTATAGCCTACATTCTCAATACACAAGTCTACAAAGCATGCATCATTCAGGGTCAATCAGGAGAAAGCTTCACCACATCTAAATGCACAAGAAATCATTAGATTTCTGACAAGGATCAAATCATCCAGTGTTTCTCCACAGCCTTCCCTTACCTGCACACATCAAGCAGTCCTGCCACACTGCTACCAAGATTCAAACAAAGAGAGGGCACACCTGACCTCATAAAGGCAGGAAACACTACCTGACCCTACCTACAGAGGGAagtgttttcactttttgcttCAGCCCTCACAAAAGGATTTAATTAAAGACccagtaaagtgaaaataaatctatatatagttttttttgtatgacaggttgtagtgttatgaacccccaggtcaaatttcagtccaaTAAAACATCCCTAAGTTTATagaattaagcttcaaaatcatgaaaaatgaggcagtaaaatctgctccaggatggtgtgggcatgtctatTGAATGAGCCGAAGCCACGCCACTCaagaaaaacacttgaattAGAAAAAATGCTAtgatctgaattgaggaaagcagtCTCATCATGCCTCTTGActttttgttgaccttagaacaagagacaaagtccgttttctggctcaaatctcagttatgatactttaaatgatccatagaccactgtagctgatagatttggcaaatttactgcacaatgaacaaaaaaaacagcatttaactgactgttaactttcaataaaggcagtgacatcagctaacaacagactgtattgagatgaactgctctgtgattttatatcatagtgttagaggggcggggtcattccctactgtgggctcatgacatcacaagttcacatattggccccgcccaagtcaaaccaagccaggaaagagataaaaacatttgaacagTCTCAATATAAAATTCAGTTACATGTAGATGTCAGCGTTTTCAGATGTTTCCAGCAACCACATTCCatcatatctagtgtgttaagacgcaaatttttgatttcactttacagggtctttaaggacGTTCTCTGGCATCCATTACCCCATCTTAGCTAAATGCCCATTCAAATTGCATGTAATCAACAAGTCTAAAGTGtagaaaacacttaaaaaacagtCACATTCCTCTCAGGGCCATTGTGTTAGTGGGTATGATGTGAGCCAGATATGCTCTGTAGaacatggctaacattagcagctagctccgcaGCAAGCCTTCATTTCTCTTTGCAGAATGTTGTcctgctttgatatgtggcctctatTCACCTCAGTTGAGTAGTTAATATGGAGTTCAACCCTCagcagcctacataccactttatttccactAATTATTTACAAAACTGCCATAGTGCACTGTTCCTACAAACAGCcaactgctaagcttctcatttACATCCAGTGAAGTGCCAGGGGtaagctctgacaggaaggcagcagccatttaCAGAAactacagcggtctctagtggcgAGGGGTTcgttacagtttaaaatatcaTTAGACCTGGATTTCAAGCCCGTGTTCATAAACAATGCTAGCCAACATGTTCAACCGACTGGTAAATCTTGCAccaaataattttgaaaaacataaaaatgaacgGTTTGACcatgtgcatccctagttttcaTGTTCAAGGCCTTCAGTAATGTAACGAAGGAACATTATGCAAAAATGTCCTCAACAGCAGCCAGCACAGTTTCAATCAACTTCGAGTGTCAGCTTGTCATTCCGAGCGACTGAATAGTtttcagagctcaaactcagcctAATATGAAAGGACAGGTTTTTAACTCAATTTattgatttcttttatttcaggGCATTTTGCCCATAAAACAGTGGACACACTAGTAAATCAAAGAGACAGCACAAGGAAAAGTCTGCAGCTAAAGGCCAGACTTGAAGCAAGCCTTCTTGTTTGAACGCAGGCTAGCTTTAAAGATCTTTAGCCCAAGTGTAGCTAACCAGCTAAGAATGAGACCAATCAACCAAGGCCAATGTTGATTTATGTCAGTATTGATGGATAACAGAACTTAGCAAGCTCATACAAAGTTGATTCCTACACTAAGTTATATGagaacattacatattttaaatgGAAACGTTGATATCATAGCTAGCACAAGCTAACTACTAATCCATTTATTGATTCATCTTTGACTTACTTCAGGGCATTTTGCCCATAAAACATTGGGCATACAAAATGAATGGAGAGACAGAATACGGAAAAGCCTGCGGCATAAGTTCCAACAGCCAGACTTGAACCAGGGTGTCTTGCTTGAAAGCAAGCTGACTTTAAGTCCTAGGCCCCGGTTTAGCAAATCTGTCCATAAGACTTCTTCTAGAGACAGTGAGGAGGGGTTTCATTTACTTCCATTTACATGTGTGCATGAAAATTTTTTCCAGGAGTATCAGATTGTTCATTATTAAGTCCCTTTGgttgtcttttaaatgtatacCAAAGACAACATTGTCTCTTATGAGAGGATCCAATGATGAAATCTTGATCGATGTCCAGTCCTGTAGATcccaaaatgttttggaaacacaatttaaaaaaacaatggtcTGTTGTTTCAACGTCTGTGTCACAGAAAATGCAGTCGTTATGACCAATATTAAATCATACTCTTAACTTTTcattagatggatggatattattcagaattttaaaatgcacttcTTTACTTTAGGACTTAAAGGATATTTGATATAGTTTGTTCTCCATTTTTTATATCTGATTCTGAAAACACTTGTACAATGGAGTTTCTGTTTGGTCTTTGGGGTACAGAGTACTAGTGATGTAATTTTTTACCAGATTGTTCATTTTCACTCCAGTCTGGAAGTCATGACCTTTTAATTTAAGAGAAGGTAGATTTATGGTACATGACTGtcaatattttatattaaatgttTGACTGAACTAGGTATTGCTTTGATTACTTTGTCAAATTCAGTACGAGTGCATGTTGTGTTATATTCCAAGCAAAAGTTTTCATAAGATCACCAAAGTCCATGGTCTTCAGATAAATGATTTACTGACCAGATATTTTTATCTATCCAATGTTGTAAGTATCTGTTGTTCAAAATCTGATGTGGAGAAAAGTTGTGTGTGTACGTGCGTTTACAACATAATAGTTGTTCAATTTGGAAGTCACATTTCAGGACAAACTCTAAACTACctagtttttttaaaagaccTTTGGGGATGCAATACCAGATGGAGTTTTGGTTCAGCAAAAAggatttttaccaatttaattTAGCATTTATGCATTCAAAATCAATAGCTTGTAGGCCAGCATCTTTATAGTCTTTAACTAGTTCTGACTTCCTTATGCAATGAACTCTGTTTTTCCAGATGAAATCAAAGTTCAGTTGGTTAATGGCTAttataaatttgtttggaatagcCACTGAGGATAAATGCATCTTACTAAAGATTCCATTATATTAGGGATTTTTTAACAGAAGATTTGATAGGGATGTTAGAGGCTTCTGTAAGGTTACAGTCATGAATGGCTATCAGTTCACATTTACTGCAATTCAGTTTTGAGCCTGAAGCTTTAGAGAACACTTCAACTAACTCAAAGATTTTGGGAATCTGTTCTAGATTTCTCAAAAAGATTGTGTTGTCATCAGCTTATTGACTTATAACTAATTGGTCTCcattaatgtttaatttctcaATGTCTAAATTCTTAATTGGCCATGCTAATAATTCTGCTTCCGATATGACTACCTTGCCTGACTCCTCTATTGATGGCAAAATGAGAGAGCAACACAGCTGGTTGTGCCTAAAAGGAGTCAATAATATTACAAAAATTAAGTCCAAACCCATACAGTCGTAAGACCTTAAACAAAAATGGGCGTTCTGGCATGTCATGTGCCTTGTAGAAGTCTAAGAATAAAATGAATCCTTTATCTTCTATTAGGTAATTGTAATCTAAGCGATCTTTTATCAGTCTTATGTTGTTGTGAATGGACCTATTGCTTTTAAATCCTGTTTGTGTTTCACTGATCAACTGGTCCAGCCCGTTGTTTAACCTGTTAATGTATATGTTGGTCAAAATCATATagtcattatttaaaagtgAGATTGGCCTATAGTTTTCTAAAAGTTTGCCATCTCTCCCAGGTTTTGGCTTTAGTATTATAATGCCTTGTTTTATGGTGGCTGGTAAAGATAAATTTGTTGTTACCTCTTTATAGACCTGAAAAAGAAGGTTTCTGATTGAGCTCCAAAAGTGTCTGTTAAAGTTAGTTGTCAACCCATCAGGGCCAGGGGATTAAGTCTAGTTCTTCTACAGTGAAGTCTGCTTCGCATTCATCTCTCATCCGTTTCTATGTTCCTTTTTAATATCAATGttaacaacagaaaacaaaataacagggTAATGGGGGAAAATGGCATCGTTCTGCACTGGCTGTCAGCATACGACAATAAGAATCATGTGATTTAGTCCCTAATGCTCGCTCACATCACATGCAGTAAAGACAAGGTGTTAGCTTCATTTTTAAGGACTTTAACAGAAGGAGTGAGAATTAACAATTTCAaggactaaaatgggaaaatgtgcCATGCAAGAGGAGCAACAAGTAGCCTGTGACACAGCCTGAAAAaggatttaaagtttaagtctCACCTCTGACAAAGCACATAGcaaatcacaatttaaaattttacgGTGGCAACtggggtggccaatcagatCTCTCTGGATACAACCTTGTCGGAAAGGGGAAAAGATGAATTTAATTTAGTGTGTCCCAGTCTAATCCTGCTTATCAGACCCTCTTATTTCCTGCTTTTCCCCTGTGACCCTCTCTCCTCAACTTCCTGCAGGATCTCATATAAATGCCTCCCCTTAGTTCCTTTGCCCCATAACTTCTGCTCCATACAAAAGAGTTGGTGTCTGTTTTACTTATTAGACTTGTCAACTGTACTTAATTTGCTTCTACACTTTTTGTAGCACTGTGATCTACTCCCTTATTCCTGTGAAACCCTGCAAGAGCTGGCTCAAAAGAAAACTGATGATGTCTAATAAAGTCTGTAGGCCTACAGAACAATGACTGTATCATATtaagtgcctataaaaagtattcatctccttgggtgttttacccttttattggtttttataaatcaatcatggtcgatataatttggctttttgacacaaaaaatattacaaaaaagctcttcaatgtcaaagtgaaaacagatttctacaaagtaatctcaattaaataaaaacatgtaatttgaaaaaaagtgactgaatgAGTATTctcccccttcaagtcagtatttggtagatgcacctttggctgcaagcacagcactgagtccgtgtggataggtctcagtcaggcttgcacatctgggaactgcaattttactctttGCAACACTGCTCAAGCTCAACAGCCctgttcaaatccagccacaaattctctattggactgaggtctgggctttgacactgcctctccagaacattcaccttgttgtctttaaaccagtggttttcaaagtgtggtgGGCCTCCCCTGAGTGGTGCCACaggacttcaggggaggcgctgacccataaaccagaaaaaaaaggttgtttgTTTTGCTAACTTTGCTGTGTGTGGGGCAAAATGGACAGATATATAGTGACTACAAAGACTATTCTAGAGTCAACTattaaagttaggattttcctgtaGTGGTCCTGATTATGCTCAACATTGATGctgtttaatttgcaaagatgtacaAGCTAATGATAGCAAAAAGCTGTGTAAACCCTGGGGTCTTTCTGAGTCAGAGCACTAAGTCGGGGGAATTTTTTGATGggaagtaaaataaataaatgatcttctcctaggggaggctcactcgcccacactttgaaaacccctgctttaaaccATTGTGTAGCCGTGTAGCTTTCATGCCTCATGTCATTGTTCAGTGCTTCGGATTTTTTTCGtatcatcccctgacttatacttctcaataatcttttctctaAGTTACtgggagtgttcttttgacttcatggtgtaatggtagccaggaatactgattaaccagtgactggatcttcctGACACAGGATTCtttgtactacaatcacttgagcgcactcaggtgatccctatctCACTATTTAAGAGACAGCTAGCACTGATTGGCTGGACCACTGTGGAATTACATCAGTCACTTGAAaaaaggtgaatattttttGCAGAGTTATCAATTCATAATGTTTTACCATGGGGAGGAAATACTTTCCTTTATAAAGCACAActaatttgacacattttcacaCTGTCATGTTTAATAATGGACTATGTCATAATGAAGTTAACTTATAATTCTGTTAAAAATACTGAAGTAAAATCTATTTTATTCCCTTAGTTAGGTACAGTAGTATATTTGATTTCTGTGCGTCACATTGCAGTGAGATCCCTTACATCCAAGCCTTTTAGCCCTGATTTAGTGCTATCCATACAAATAAGTCAGCATCATTGTAGACAAAGTTAAATCTTTATTCAGCACAGCCTTATATTATAgaaaaatcttaacaaatttctACGCATTTACTCAAACATTTCAACCTTTTCAACAAAAAGCAtcaatttttatatcatttgaCTGCATGAAGCATATGTAATGACTCCCTTTCTCCCTAAAAGAAAGACAACAGGCTGAACATTTCTTCTTGATCTGTGACCAACCAGAACACAGCCAGTCCCATCAGAATCACCACAGCCATCCTCAGAGTCAGCTTTAAGATACCGAGACACTGCAGGAACAAAAAGAGGACAATACATGAAATTAAGTCACAAATACAGTGAGTTTTGAGTCATCACTGACAGTATGAATGCTCACTCTGTGTTTCTGGGAACAAACTGGTGTTATGCTGAGATCTGGCACATCCTCTGGTATATCAGTGTAGGGGGGCTCAAAAGCAGGCTTTATGTCCTTAATGTCCTCTTCAGGCTCCTGTAGTCCCTGTGCAAAGACAAAGCAGTTaagaaatgttgcatttttgttgAATGTGTGAGAGTTTCCATGCACTCTTACATGTGTCTGCATGCAAACCTCAGATGTTTCTGCAGAGCTCAGGTCCTCTTCCTCATCTGTGGAGCTGCTTAGTGACTCTCTGTCACTGCATAGAGAGGAGGAAGTAGATCTTTATTTAGCTTTATGTTGTAGttactgttgaagaaaagagAATCCTAAAAACAGATGAGAGTGCTGCTAACCTGTCAGTGTCATAATGAATGACTCGAGACAGTGGATCCATGCAGAACTGGACTTTAGTCTGCCTCCCTGGACAAAAGCACAAATGGACACTATTAAACTGTGACTTGCCAAATCGTAATCTCTGCATATCTTTATTCACTCAccttctctttcttcctctttgtcgCTGTCGTCATAATATTTATAGAAAGCCTTGATTCTCTCCTGTTCTTGTTCCCAGCTCCTGTCCTCTTCATAGACGTCGTCTCcttgctgtgagagctcagtgACACCAGATACATGAGGTTCAGTGTTGAAGAAGAAGCTGTCGTCCAAGGATCCATAGCTAGAGGAAGTGCTTGTTTTTGCATCTTCTCTCTGTACAGCAGAGTAGGTATTTATGTCATCTGCAGGGTGAGTCAAATCAGAGAGCAGTGTTTTCACTCTGTCTGTGTCCTCTGTGGTTAACAGATCTTCAAACTGAAGACTAGGAGTTGTTAACACGTCTAGATTCCAGTTTATGATGCGATCTGCACTGTGGTCGTCATCTGATGTGCTCCTTGTGGTAAACTCTGTGTGAATCTGTAGCTCTTCATATTCTTTGTTGCTTTCTTGTGTTGCATACCGTTCCTCATCACTTCTTCTTTCCTCATTGTCATCGTCACTGGAGCTGCAGGAATCACTGTCATCTGACTCATCTTCACTCCCTCTATCACCTTCAAGGATCTCAAATTTCCCTCCTTCTTTTTCTGTATCCAGCTTCCTAAACTCATTGTCATCCAACTCTAAATTTCTGCTGAACAGATACTCATCTCCCTCTTCATCAgtgtcctctcctcttcctATGTATGCATCATCTATCTGAGCACTTTCTAGGGAGACGTCTTGGTTTGTTTTTGAGCTTCTTTCATGTGACTGGAGATTCCTTTCATGAGTTTCCTCTACGTATTCACACGAAGAAAAGTCTGAGGGATATTCTGCATAGCTCTCACCTGCTTCTTGGTGCTCCTCTCCTGAGAAATCCTCCACTTTCTCTACAAACTCCCCACTCTCCACTTCAGCCAGGAGATCCTGCAGATTCTGCACAGATATTTGTGGAAACTCCAAACTCTCTCTTTTATTGTCTTCTTGGTAAGGATTTTCAGCATCCTGCTCGATGAACTGAACTTCTTCCTCTTGTCTGATTTTCATGTCTTCACACTCAGATTCAGAATCCTCTTGTTTTGCTTGCTCAGTCTCCCTCCCATCGTCTTCATCACCTTTTATCACCATCTCACAGCCATGTTCAGGGACTTGCTCAAAATAGGACACCTCCTTTTCACCTCGCTCTTTGTTTCTATCTTGAGGGGTTTCGTCACCTTGAGGGTCCAGAGGTTGTCCCTCAGCAGTGATCCTGTCCTCCTTATCGTCACCGCAGCAAACTGAATCCCCTGGTTCCCCctcatcttcatcctcttcatcatctCCAGACAAGGAGCCTTCCTGTTCAGAATCTCCTTCTGAACTTGTGTAATCCTCCCCAAGGGTTTTCTCCACACTTATGACCCCTTCCTCTTCAAAATTCTCCTCATCAGACAGGTCTTCCTCATCATTTTCTTCCATGTTTGTATCTTTAACGTCCATGCTAAACAAAAATGCAGGTTGAGAAGTTGTTTCCTGGTGCAGAGTGTCATCTTcctttgtttgcatgttttcagcAGAGATGTCTGTTTTGTCCTCTTcctcaaaatgtaaattctCAAACTCCAAATCTCCATCTGAGAAAGATGGAGCGGATGTTTCTGTAACATCACCT
This window of the Cheilinus undulatus linkage group 11, ASM1832078v1, whole genome shotgun sequence genome carries:
- the si:dkey-183p4.10 gene encoding dentin sialophosphoprotein isoform X3 produces the protein MEQSFADLLSDAFPDGDLEFENLHFEEEDKTDISAENMQTKEDDTLHQETTSQPAFLFSMDVKDTNMEENDEEDLSDEENFEEEGVISVEKTLGEDYTSSEGDSEQEGSLSGDDEEDEDEGEPGDSVCCGDDKEDRITAEGQPLDPQGDETPQDRNKERGEKEVSYFEQVPEHGCEMVIKGDEDDGRETEQAKQEDSESECEDMKIRQEEEVQFIEQDAENPYQEDNKRESLEFPQISVQNLQDLLAEVESGEFVEKVEDFSGEEHQEAGESYAEYPSDFSSCEYVEETHERNLQSHERSSKTNQDVSLESAQIDDAYIGRGEDTDEEGDEYLFSRNLELDDNEFRKLDTEKEGGKFEILEGDRGSEDESDDSDSCSSSDDDNEERRSDEERYATQESNKEYEELQIHTEFTTRSTSDDDHSADRIINWNLDVLTTPSLQFEDLLTTEDTDRVKTLLSDLTHPADDINTYSAVQREDAKTSTSSSYGSLDDSFFFNTEPHVSGVTELSQQGDDVYEEDRSWEQEQERIKAFYKYYDDSDKEEEREGRQTKVQFCMDPLSRVIHYDTDSDRESLSSSTDEEEDLSSAETSEEPEEDIKDIKPAFEPPYTDIPEDVPDLSITPVCSQKHRCLGILKLTLRMAVVILMGLAVFWLVTDQEEMFSLLSFF
- the si:dkey-183p4.10 gene encoding RNA polymerase-associated protein LEO1 isoform X1, with the protein product MEQSFADLLSDAFPDGDLEFENLHFEEEDKTDISAENMQTKEDDTLHQETTSQPAFLFSMDVKDTNMEENDEEDLSDEENFEEEGVISVEKTLGEDYTSSEGDSEQEGSLSGDDEEDEDEGEPGDSVCCGDDKEDRITAEGQPLDPQGDETPQDRNKERGEKEVSYFEQVPEHGCEMVIKGDEDDGRETEQAKQEDSESECEDMKIRQEEEVQFIEQDAENPYQEDNKRESLEFPQISVQNLQDLLAEVESGEFVEKVEDFSGEEHQEAGESYAEYPSDFSSCEYVEETHERNLQSHERSSKTNQDVSLESAQIDDAYIGRGEDTDEEGDEYLFSRNLELDDNEFRKLDTEKEGGKFEILEGDRGSEDESDDSDSCSSSDDDNEERRSDEERYATQESNKEYEELQIHTEFTTRSTSDDDHSADRIINWNLDVLTTPSLQFEDLLTTEDTDRVKTLLSDLTHPADDINTYSAVQREDAKTSTSSSYGSLDDSFFFNTEPHVSGVTELSQQGDDVYEEDRSWEQEQERIKAFYKYYDDSDKEEEREGRQTKVQFCMDPLSRVIHYDTDSDRESLSSSTDEEEDLSSAETSEVCMQTHGLQEPEEDIKDIKPAFEPPYTDIPEDVPDLSITPVCSQKHRCLGILKLTLRMAVVILMGLAVFWLVTDQEEMFSLLSFF
- the si:dkey-183p4.10 gene encoding RNA polymerase-associated protein LEO1 isoform X2; its protein translation is MEQSFADLLSDAFPDGDLEFENLHFEEEDKTDISAENMQTKEDDTLHQETTSQPAFLFSMDVKDTNMEENDEEDLSDEENFEEEGVISVEKTLGEDYTSSEGDSEQEGSLSGDDEEDEDEGEPGDSVCCGDDKEDRITAEGQPLDPQGDETPQDRNKERGEKEVSYFEQVPEHGCEMVIKGDEDDGRETEQAKQEDSESECEDMKIRQEEEVQFIEQDAENPYQEDNKRESLEFPQISVQNLQDLLAEVESGEFVEKVEDFSGEEHQEAGESYAEYPSDFSSCEYVEETHERNLQSHERSSKTNQDVSLESAQIDDAYIGRGEDTDEEGDEYLFSRNLELDDNEFRKLDTEKEGGKFEILEGDRGSEDESDDSDSCSSSDDDNEERRSDEERYATQESNKEYEELQIHTEFTTRSTSDDDHSADRIINWNLDVLTTPSLQFEDLLTTEDTDRVKTLLSDLTHPADDINTYSAVQREDAKTSTSSSYGSLDDSFFFNTEPHVSGVTELSQQGDDVYEEDRSWEQEQERIKAFYKYYDDSDKEEEREGRQTKVQFCMDPLSRVIHYDTDSDRESLSSSTDEEEDLSSAETSEGLQEPEEDIKDIKPAFEPPYTDIPEDVPDLSITPVCSQKHRCLGILKLTLRMAVVILMGLAVFWLVTDQEEMFSLLSFF